One window of the Nicotiana tabacum cultivar K326 chromosome 4, ASM71507v2, whole genome shotgun sequence genome contains the following:
- the LOC107817038 gene encoding GCN5-related N-acetyltransferase 10, chloroplastic-like — MAQIQCQTNFHSIFKKDLSLKCKILQPSNVLYVNRRRGFTLQCSSSFPVSLTSREEEVGLKHNVEVGNVGKERVDYEVDCFANENGWKVRRIIETKEEMRKVAAIQAEAFHKPTFFDFFKAKLLSGLVNRLRNSTPDRYACLVAEHNSDVEQDIVGVVFATVLRDKDVLHYFPGAEEYLYISGIAVLNKFRRQKVATALLKACDVLARIWGFDYLVLRAYEDDFGARQLYTNAGYIVVSSDPLWNSTLIGRRRRVLMVKQVSHESTNIH, encoded by the exons ATGGCGCAAATTCAGTGCCAAACAAACTTTCACAGTATTTTCAAGAAAGATCTTTCTTTGAAATGCAAAATCCTACAACCATCTAATGTACTTTACGTTAACAGAAGAAGAGGATTTACATTACAATGTAGTTCATCATTTCCAGTGTCATTAACAAGTAGGGAAGAAGAAGTGGGATTGAAGCATAATGTGGAAGTTGGAAATGTTGGAAAAGAAAGAGTAGATTATGAAGTTGACTGTTTTGCGAATGAGAATGGTTGGAAAGTGAGAAGAATAATTGAGActaaagaagagatgaggaaagtTGCTGCAATTCAAGCTGAAGCCTTTCATAAACCTACTTTTTTTGACTTCTTTAAG GCAAAACTACTTTCAGGACTTGTTAACAGACTAAGGAATTCAACACCAGACAG GTATGCGTGTTTAGTTGCGGAGCACAATTCTGATGTGGAACAAGATATTGTAGGCGTCGTTTTTGCTACAGTTTTAAGAGATAAAGATGTTCTTCACTACTTTCCTGGAGCTGAGGAATATCTCTACATTTCTGGAATAGCTGTATTGAACAAATTCAG GAGGCAGAAAGTTGCAACTGCTTTGCTTAAGGCCTGTGATGTGCTTGCAAGAATTTGGGGTTTCGATTATCTAGTCCTAAGGGCATATGAGGATGATTTTGGTGCTCGACAATTGTATACAAATGCAGGTTACATAGTAGTTTCAAGTGATCCTCTATGGAATTCTACGTTGATTGGTCGAAGAAGACGAGTTCTTATGGTTAAACAGGTCTCACATGAATCAACTAACATTCATTGA
- the LOC107817039 gene encoding pentatricopeptide repeat-containing protein At4g25270, chloroplastic-like, which translates to MEIMALPLQQNISISINFRSPYPCAKSAYPTFSFTNENTKIRKLQNPKQTWVNRKTHISLPKSRQNQLVFNQRSPPKTKLEALETVITKLESTVNNGTEVNDPQIFASLLETCFNLQAIDHGIRVHRLIPEKLLRKNVGISSKLIRLYACSGQTQKAHELFDKMPKRNASAFPWNSIISGYAENGLFEDALAIYFQMVEEGVEPDCYTFPRALKACGGVGLIHVGEEVHRHVIRRGLESNGFILNALVDMYAKCGDIVKARKLFDQIGTKDLVSWNSMLIGYIRHELISEAFNLFRLMIRDGILPDSVSISALLVARLPFSIGKQIHGWVLRRGTNQELSVVNSLVDFYSDQKKLKQVRWLFEHMHERDVVSWNSVISAHSKHPEALSYFEKMVKFGAAPDGVTFVSLLSTCAHLGKLEDGERLFRIMKERYDISPRMEHYSCMVNLYGRIGLIDKAFDLVMKRMEFEAGPTIWGALLYACYRHSNVKIGEIAAERLFELEPDNEHNFELLMKIYNNAGLLEDVKRIKLMMVERGLDTSIPYKRC; encoded by the coding sequence CGAAAACACAAAAATTAGGAAACTGCAAAATCCAAAACAGACTTGGGTAAACCGTAAAACCCACATCAGTCTTCCAAAATCACGCCAAAACCAGCTGGTTTTCAATCAAAGAAGCCCTCCCAAAACCAAGCTTGAAGCTCTTGAAACTGTCATCACTAAATTAGAGTCTACAGTAAATAATGGCACTGAGGTTAACGACCCACAAATCTTCGCTTCCCTTTTAGAAACATGCTTTAATTTACAGGCTATTGATCATGGTATCCGTGTTCATCGGCTCATCCCCGAGAAACTTTTACGTAAAAACGTTGGCATTTCATCCAAACTGATAAGGCTTTATGCGTGTAGTGGACAAACCCAGAAGGCACACGaactgtttgataaaatgccaaaGAGAAATGCCTCAGCATTTCCTTGGAATTCGATTATATCTGGCTATGCTGAGAATGGCTTGTTTGAAGATGCGCTGGCAATTTATTTTCAGATGGTGGAGGAGGGTGTGGAGCCTGATTGTTACACTTTCCCACGTGCGTTGAAGGCATGTGGAGGAGTTGGGTTGATTCATGTAGGAGAGGAAGTTCATCGGCATGTGATTCGTCGTGGGTTGGAAAGTAATGGGTTTATTTTAAACGCGCTTGTTGATATGTACGCCAAATGTGGTGATATCGTTAAGGCTCGGAAACTCTTTGATCAAATTGGGACAAAAGATTTGGTTTCTTGGAATTCAATGCTCATCGGATACATTAGGCATGAGCTTATTAGTGAGGCGTTCAACTTGTTTCGTCTTATGATACGTGATGGAATATTACCTGACTCTGTCTCTATATCAGCATTACTTGTGGCCAGATTACCTTTCTCAATTGGTAAACAAATTCATGGATGGGTTCTTCGTCGAGGGACTAATCAAGAATTGTCTGTTGTTAACTCTTTGGTTGACTTCTATTCGGACCAAAAAAAGTTGAAGCAAGTGCGATGGTTATTTGAACATATGCACGAACGAGATGTGGTATCATGGAATTCGGTCATTTCAGCTCACTCTAAGCACCCTGAAGCTCTATCGTACTTTGAGAAGATGGTGAAATTTGGTGCCGCACCAGATGGAGTTACATTTGTGTCATTGCTGTCGACTTGTGCTCATTTAGGGAAACTAGAGGATGGGGAGAGGTTGTTTAGAATAATGAAAGAGAGGTATGATATTAGTCCAAGGATGGAACATTATAGTTGTATGGTGAATCTATATGGAAGGATAGGATTGATAGACAAAGCTTTTGATTTAGTAATGAAGAGAATGGAATTTGAAGCTGGACCAACCATTTGGGGTGCACTGTTATATGCTTGCTACAGACATAGCAATGTTAAAATAGGAGAGATAGCTGCGGAACGTCTGTTCGAGTTGGAACCAGATAATGAGCataattttgaacttttgatgAAGATTTACAACAATGCTGGTCTACTAGAGGATGTAAAGAGAATAAAGCTAATGATGGTAGAACGAGGATTAGATACTTCGATACCATACAAAAGATGTTAA